The Veillonellaceae bacterium sequence CAAGCCGGTATTAGGATATTTAGCTGAGATATTCCTTAGAATAATATCGGCAGTATCATGAAATAGCTTAGGGGATGTAACAAGGGTATTATTTGGGCCGGGCTGAAAACGAATAAAGGCGCTCATTCGATGAACTTCATGCCAGACAGCTCTTGTCCGAGCGATAAATATCCTGCTAATAGATCCTATTCCGCCTAGACAGTAAGCATGACCATAGCGAAGCGCCTGCTCGACTGCTGCAAAGATAACAACTGAGCGGTCAGAAGCTTGATATCGCATATTGCCGGCGATATGATGAATTAGAGTTTTACCTGAGGCAGCCGTCAGCCAAGCAGCATCCAGACCGCAGTTTTGCCTTAATTGCCCCACTAGTTCTGGAATCTTATAGTTATCGGCATCAATGGCATCAGTATGCATAAAAAGGCCGAGTTCCTGCTGGTCACTTCTGAAACAAGGCAAATCACTTAAGATCTGGGCTAGTAATGCTGCTTTAATTATTGAAGCAGGAGTTCGTGAGCATAGTATCAAGGTCATCACCCCATAAACTTAGTGCTGATAAAGTGGACGACTGCATATACTATCATTATACAATGGCGTACATATGTTTGGCAAACATATGTACTAAAAAATACTGAATAGTTCGAGTTTGGCCGGAAGCTGTTGCACAAAACAGCTAAAAATAGGATAATAGAAAACGCAGTTATCACAAAATATGCAATATCCAACAAGCAGCGGAGGTTTGTATGAATACTCAACAAAAACCAATATACGTTATAGGACATCGAAATCCTGATACCGATTCTATTTGCTCGGCTATTGGCTATGCCCATCTTAAGCAGGCACTGGGAGAAAATGCTGTTGCGGCGCGGGCAGGAAAAATCAACGCTGAAACTAAATATGTTCTTGAAAAATTCGGGTATGTCGTGCCTAAGCTCATTCTAGACCTATATCCAAGGGTTAAGGATGTTATGGTTAGTAATGACGTAACGATAGCACCAGACGATACATTGCGTGACCTGGGTAATATAATGCAGAACAAAAGTGTTAAATCAGTTCCTGTCGTAGATAAGTCCGGCATGCTTGTCGGTATTGTTACAGTCGGTGATTTAGCCAAGTTATATTATGAAGAGCTCGAAATGCAGGACTTAAAACGTGCTGGTGTTGATTTTGCTATGATTTTAAAGGTGCTAGACGGTACCTTGGTTTGCGGCCGTGAGCTTAACCGTAAAATTACCGGCAAATTGCGGATTGCTGCAGGAAGCACAACTACAATAAATAAAATCATTAAAGCCAACGATGTTGTATTGGTCGCTGATCGTTATAATGCGCAATTGGCTTCGTTAGAACGCAATATAGCCTGTCTTGTTATAACCAGTGATGCTGAGCTTGCTCCTGAACTTATCGAAGCTGCCTCAGCGAAAGGGATAGTAGTAATTAGCGCTCCTTATGATACTTATACTTGCGCGCGGTTAATAAACCAAAGTGTTCCAGTTAGTGTTGTTATGAAAACTAACGTAATGGCTTTCAACCCAAGTGATTTAGTAAGCGATATCAGAGAAGCGATTGCCGGAACAAGATACCGCAATTATCCTGTGGTCGAAAATGGGAAACTGGTCGGGATTATACACCGCGACCAGTTAATTAGTCCTAAACGGGAAAAAATTATTCTAGTTGATCATAATGAGCGAACGCAAGCTGTAGACGGCATCGAGGAAGCTCAAATCGTTGAAATAATTGACCACCACCGGTTAGGCGGACTTGAAACCAATGAGCCGATTTTTATCCGTCATGAACCGGTTGGCTGTACGGCGACAATTGTTGCTAAAATGCATTGGCACCGGGATATAGACATTCCCAAAGACATTGCTGCATTACTGCTGGCGGCAATTATATCCGATACTGTTTTGTTTAAGTCCCCAACAGCTACTGCTGAAGATCGTCAAGTTGCTGAAAAGTTAGCTCAGCTTGCCGGCGTTGATCTGGTTGAATTTGGTATGGCTGTTTTAAAAGCCGGATCAAGCATTAGCGATATGACGCCTGCCGAAATTGTTCGCAACGACTTAAAGGAATTTCAAGTTGGCGAATCGCATGTAGCAGTTGCTCAAATTTCTGTAATGGATACAGCCGAGGTTTTGGCAATTAAGGATGAAATCCTTGACGAAATGAACAGTATTATAGGCAAGGAACAGAACGATCTTATATTACTAATGGTTACAGATATTATAAATGAAAGCACGCATCTCATCTATGCCGGAAAGACAGCAGAATTAATACATCGGGCGTTTGGCCGGGGTGAACAAGATGGGGTAATCTATTTGCCTAATGTTATGTCGCGTAAGAAACAGGTTATCCCGCCACTGATGGAAGCCGCCCGTGAAAATTAATTAGTAATAAAGATTTGATAATACATTGTCAGTGTTACTCCTTTGGCTGTTCTCACAAAAAGTGGACAGCCAAATTTTTTTCCAAACTATCAATGTCAAAGGTGATTGTCGTGGTTTTCGACAGCTATCCGGATTTTTGTTTATTAAAACACAGGAATTATCTTTACATCTGGAGAAAATATTTATGTTTATGATAGTTTTCTAATATCTTGGAGGAATTTATGAATATAATATTTGACGGACTGAACCCTGGCCAGACGGCTGCGGTTGAACATATTAACGGACCGCTCCTGATAATGGCTGGAGCAGGATCCGGAAAAACTAAAGTGTTGACCTGCCGTATTGCATATTTACTTGAACAGCATGTCGCCCCGTACAACATCTTAGCTATCACTTTTACCAACAAAGCGGCTGCCGAAATGCGTGAAAGGGTTACGCGGATGGTTGGCCATCAGGCAAAAGATATTTGGCTTAGTACTTTCCACTCATTTTGTGCCAGGTTTTTGCGGATGGAAATTGAACATCTTGCTGCGTATAAACGCAATTTTGTTATCTATGATGCTGCCGATAGTTTGGTGGTTATAAAAAACTGTCTCAAAGAAATGAATCTTGATGATAAACTTTATGCGCCAAATGCAATTCAGTCGGCAATATCGAACGCCAAAAATGCCCTGACCAGCGAACGTGAATTTGCCCGTCAAGCTGATAGTTTTCATGCTCAAAAAGTAGCTGAGGTTTATGAATTATACCAGCATAAACTGCGGAGCAATAATGCACTTGATTTTGACGATTTACTTGTTCTTACGGTGAGTTTACTAAAAACAAATCAGGAAGTTCGTGAAAAGTACCAGGAAAAGTTTCGTTACATACTTATTGATGAGTACCAAGATACCAACCGCGCTCAGTATCTATTAGCCAGATTATTAGCTGAAAAACATCGCAATCTCTGTGTTGTTGGTGATGCTGATCAGAGTATTTATGGGTGGCGGGGTGCCGATATTCGCAACATTCTTGACTTCGAGCAAGATTATCCTGATGCCAAGGTCATAAAGTTGGAGCAGAACTACCGCTCTACCCAAGTTATCTTAGACGCTGCAAATGCTGTTATTGAACACAATGCCGATCGCCGGCCAAAGCAATTGTGGAC is a genomic window containing:
- a CDS encoding DUF4130 domain-containing protein, coding for MTLILCSRTPASIIKAALLAQILSDLPCFRSDQQELGLFMHTDAIDADNYKIPELVGQLRQNCGLDAAWLTAASGKTLIHHIAGNMRYQASDRSVVIFAAVEQALRYGHAYCLGGIGSISRIFIARTRAVWHEVHRMSAFIRFQPGPNNTLVTSPKLFHDTADIILRNISAKYPNTGLVMVLPEKAIKIYRGDIISVSLNEYKAYSHGDNFQKAWETYYSSQYIATRKNIALAQRFLPKKYWLFVNCWGKSIKYYGSREHDSPAFSLLAVSDIQNSISKTIKIP
- a CDS encoding putative manganese-dependent inorganic diphosphatase, which codes for MNTQQKPIYVIGHRNPDTDSICSAIGYAHLKQALGENAVAARAGKINAETKYVLEKFGYVVPKLILDLYPRVKDVMVSNDVTIAPDDTLRDLGNIMQNKSVKSVPVVDKSGMLVGIVTVGDLAKLYYEELEMQDLKRAGVDFAMILKVLDGTLVCGRELNRKITGKLRIAAGSTTTINKIIKANDVVLVADRYNAQLASLERNIACLVITSDAELAPELIEAASAKGIVVISAPYDTYTCARLINQSVPVSVVMKTNVMAFNPSDLVSDIREAIAGTRYRNYPVVENGKLVGIIHRDQLISPKREKIILVDHNERTQAVDGIEEAQIVEIIDHHRLGGLETNEPIFIRHEPVGCTATIVAKMHWHRDIDIPKDIAALLLAAIISDTVLFKSPTATAEDRQVAEKLAQLAGVDLVEFGMAVLKAGSSISDMTPAEIVRNDLKEFQVGESHVAVAQISVMDTAEVLAIKDEILDEMNSIIGKEQNDLILLMVTDIINESTHLIYAGKTAELIHRAFGRGEQDGVIYLPNVMSRKKQVIPPLMEAAREN